GCCAATGGGACGGCAACGTCTATCGCCCCAAGCGCTTCGAGAAACCCCCTAAGTAACAGCCCACCCCCTACGCGCTGCGCGCGCCCCCTCAAGGGGGCACGTCCGCAGGACCGGCAAAGCCGGATCCTCGGACGTCGCTGGGTGATACCCCCGTCAGGTCAACAGAACGTCGAGCGCGCGCAGGGCCTCCAGCGCCCCCGCGGCCAGGCCGACATCGCGGCCGCTCGGCACCGTCGACTCGCGCGGGTTGATGCGCAGCAGCCGGCCGTTCAGGCGCTGCAGCACATGCTGGCCGAAGATGCGCACCGAGGGCACGGCGGTGCCGGCCCCCAGCTCGATCACCAGCGGCCGGCGCGCCGCGGCCAGCTGCGGCGCGACGCGCCTCGCCTGCTCGCGTTCGCGCGCGTCGACCCAGGCCTCGTCGCTGAACATCAGCACATTGGGCCGGGCCAGCGCGCCGCAGCGCGGGCATAGCGGCGGCTCGTTCGTCAGCTCGCAGCGGTCCTCGTCCACCGTTGGCTCGAAGTCGTCGGCCGACCAGACCTCGTCGCCGCAGGGCGCGCTGCATTGCAGATGCCGCAGCGAGCCATGGCATTCCCAGATCGCGGCCTCGTCAACGCCGGCGGCCTGGAACTGGCCGTCGACATTGCTGGTGTAGACGATGGCGCCATGGTCGGTGTGCGCGGCCCAGCGCTGCAGGATCGCGAAACCGGCATGGGGTCGGGTCTTGCGATACAGCGCCAGGCGGTGGCCGTAGAAGCCCCAGGCCTGGCGCGGCGCTTCAGCGAAGCGTTGCGGGTTGGCCGCGGCATAGAAGTCGATGCCGGCCCTCGCCAGGGCCGGATAGGCGTTCCAGAAGCCCTCGCGACCGCGGAAGTCCGGCAGGCCGGAATCGACGCCCATGCCGGCGCCGGCCGCGATCAC
This genomic stretch from Roseateles sp. DAIF2 harbors:
- a CDS encoding Sir2 family NAD-dependent protein deacetylase, with the protein product MLEHAAELVEQADLLVIAAGAGMGVDSGLPDFRGREGFWNAYPALARAGIDFYAAANPQRFAEAPRQAWGFYGHRLALYRKTRPHAGFAILQRWAAHTDHGAIVYTSNVDGQFQAAGVDEAAIWECHGSLRHLQCSAPCGDEVWSADDFEPTVDEDRCELTNEPPLCPRCGALARPNVLMFSDEAWVDAREREQARRVAPQLAAARRPLVIELGAGTAVPSVRIFGQHVLQRLNGRLLRINPRESTVPSGRDVGLAAGALEALRALDVLLT